The Pyrococcus horikoshii OT3 genome includes a window with the following:
- a CDS encoding hydrogenase subunit MbhD domain-containing protein, protein MLGIILEVVMLTLALIVILHRDFMTSLIVYSLTSLVFILLVLLSYAPDVALSGIVVGGIVTGLFVFGYERAGGECKVKLPLGLAVLPLAFALLRVKFKVNLASYEAYVKAWNINNLVSEILAGWRLYDSVGEALILFSAALGFSLLMGGRKRENELNSENHE, encoded by the coding sequence ATGCTTGGGATAATCCTTGAAGTTGTAATGCTAACCTTAGCTTTGATTGTCATATTGCATAGAGATTTCATGACCTCCTTGATAGTGTATTCCCTAACAAGTCTAGTCTTCATTTTGCTTGTTCTACTTTCTTATGCTCCAGATGTGGCCCTTTCTGGTATAGTAGTTGGAGGGATAGTTACAGGGCTCTTCGTATTTGGCTATGAAAGGGCTGGAGGAGAGTGTAAAGTTAAGCTACCACTTGGCTTGGCCGTTCTACCCCTAGCCTTTGCCCTCCTTAGAGTCAAATTCAAGGTAAATCTCGCTAGCTATGAGGCATACGTTAAAGCATGGAACATTAATAACCTGGTTAGCGAGATACTAGCTGGATGGCGACTTTATGACAGCGTTGGGGAAGCTTTAATACTATTTTCTGCTGCTTTGGGATTTAGCTTACTCATGGGGGGAAGAAAAC
- the mnhG gene encoding monovalent cation/H(+) antiporter subunit G, giving the protein MLELLPLLFGYLIMFFGALGVVRFPDVYTRLHAATKCDTGGIMGIILGLSMIVNSWAIRTKLVILLIFIAMINPMISHAIARGAYKGGVKPKVKVDMYAWDNP; this is encoded by the coding sequence GTGCTTGAGTTACTCCCCCTATTATTTGGATACTTGATAATGTTCTTTGGAGCACTAGGGGTTGTAAGGTTCCCAGACGTTTACACTAGACTTCACGCTGCAACTAAATGTGACACGGGAGGAATAATGGGGATAATCCTCGGGTTAAGCATGATCGTTAACTCTTGGGCCATTAGGACTAAGCTCGTAATTCTACTTATCTTCATAGCGATGATAAATCCTATGATAAGTCATGCCATAGCCAGGGGAGCTTATAAGGGAGGGGTAAAACCCAAGGTCAAGGTGGATATGTATGCTTGGGATAATCCTTGA
- a CDS encoding monovalent cation/H+ antiporter subunit E, which translates to MTRIHLYLRKRVEEVKERYRYEIYEKQKLSPWERFAITWLILLVFWLGITGDLSYRGLILGFPTTAIISYYLRDFLTEDIRHSKHLAWKILYFAFIYLPQYLIIMGFRLLESNLKVAKHALLMDINPGIVKIRTDLHSDTGITILANSITLTPGTLTLDVVKKLDGTYLYVHWIDVETLNVEKAGEIIKGDIEEWLKKMFW; encoded by the coding sequence ATGACTAGAATCCACCTGTACCTAAGAAAGAGGGTTGAGGAGGTCAAGGAGAGGTACAGATATGAAATCTATGAGAAGCAGAAACTGTCCCCTTGGGAGAGATTCGCAATAACCTGGTTAATCCTTCTGGTATTCTGGCTTGGTATAACTGGAGATCTTTCATACAGAGGCCTAATTCTAGGGTTCCCAACCACCGCGATAATATCTTATTATCTGAGGGATTTTCTTACCGAGGACATAAGGCATTCAAAGCATCTAGCGTGGAAGATACTTTACTTCGCCTTCATATACCTACCCCAGTACCTCATTATAATGGGCTTTAGGCTCTTGGAAAGTAACTTGAAGGTCGCTAAGCATGCCTTACTTATGGATATAAATCCCGGGATCGTCAAAATAAGAACTGATTTACACTCCGATACTGGAATAACTATATTGGCTAATTCAATAACTCTAACTCCAGGAACCTTAACCTTGGATGTCGTGAAGAAACTTGATGGGACTTATCTGTATGTGCATTGGATAGATGTGGAGACTTTGAATGTGGAGAAAGCTGGAGAGATCATAAAGGGGGATATTGAAGAATGGCTCAAGAAAATGTTTTGGTAG
- a CDS encoding monovalent cation/H+ antiporter complex subunit F, which yields MAQENVLVAGVWVLLGTALMAMYRVITGPTLPDRIVGLNTITTKVVGILAILGVLWEEYFLIDMAIVLLMVNSVGGLMLAKHMERMKSA from the coding sequence ATGGCTCAAGAAAATGTTTTGGTAGCGGGAGTTTGGGTACTCCTGGGGACTGCTTTAATGGCTATGTACAGGGTAATAACTGGGCCAACGCTACCGGATAGGATAGTGGGCCTTAACACGATAACCACAAAGGTTGTTGGAATCCTCGCCATCCTAGGTGTACTATGGGAAGAATACTTCCTCATAGACATGGCCATAGTTCTTCTCATGGTAAATTCCGTTGGAGGATTAATGCTTGCTAAGCATATGGAGAGGATGAAAAGTGCTTGA